CGCGCGGTGTCGTAGTGGCGCGCGAAGGTGTAGCTGTCTCCCTCCGCCAGCCGCAGCGTGCGCAGGAAGAAGACGAACGACAGCTCGTCGAGCGGCGCGGCGGTCGTCATCTCGCCGCCCTCCTGCGTGCCCGTCCAGCGGCGCGCGCGCACGTCCATGCGCACGTCCTGCCGCTTCGTGGAAACCGGCGAGCGCTCCGTCTTGGTGAAGTGGAACGACGCCGTCTCGGCCGGGTCGAACCACGACCGCGTGTGGTTCTCCACCCCCACGATCCCCAGCCGCCCGCGGAAATCGAAGCGCAGCAGGTACACGGGGCGCCCGCCGTCCTGCTCCGCGTCGACCGCGAAGGTGCCGCTGCCCATGCGCCCCAGCGGTCCGCTGCCGCGGTAGGTGCACGCCTCGCCCGGCGCGAAGGGGAGCGCCCCGCGCGACTGCGCCGGCGCCGGAAGCGCCAGCATGGCCGCGGCCAGCGGCAGCCCCACGGTGCGGATGGTTCGGTGGATCGCTCTCATCGTGCGCCTCCTCGGGGCGGGTTCCTGCCGTCGCGAGAAGGCTACCGGCGCGAGGGGGGCGCGTCAGTCGGGTGCGTGGGGACTTTCTTGTGGGGCAGCCCAGCAGGGCGGGGTAGGGGATTGCACCCGTGGGGATGACGATGGATCGGCCGCGCCCCCGATCGACGGCTCGCGGCCGCAGCGGGATCAGCGGCTGATGCCGTGGCGCAGCAGCGGATACGGGTTCTGCGGCGTGCCGGCCCAGTACCGTTTCGGGTCCGCCGTGGTGGTGACCTCGAAGTGCAGGTGGTAGTTGCCGGGGCCCGCGTTGCCAGTGTTTCCCACCGACCCGATCACCTCGCCCTGGCGCAGCGCCTTCCCCTCGGCCATGCCGGCGGCGTAGCGGTCCAGGTGCGCGTAGTAGTAGATGGTCCGCCCGTCGCGGGCCAGCTCGTACAGCGTGGTGCCGCCGCGCGCGCTCTGGAACAGCTTCAGCACGGTTCCCTCGGCCGTCGCCAGCACGGGCGTCCCCCGCGCGGCGGGGATGTCGATCGCGTCGTGCACCCGCCCCTGTCCCCGCGCCTGCGTGTAGGTGTCGGTGAGCTGCGAGGGCCGCACGCCCTGCACCGGCACCAGCAGCAGCCCCGCCGCGGCGGACATCGGCGCAACCGCGCTGTCGGGGGATTGCGGGTCCGCGGCGTCCGCCGGCTCTGCGGCGGGGCCGGGTGCGGCCGGTGCGGGTGCCTGTGCCGCAGGCTGCGATGCGGAGTCAGGAATGGACTGCCGCGCGGGCTGAACGGCGGGAGCCGCCGGGCTGGGCGCCGCGGGGCCGATGCGGATCACCAGCCCGCCGCGAGGGAGCCAGCGGGGCACGGCCCACACCACCAGCACCACCAGCAGGAGCATGGCCAGCGCGCCGAGCAGGAACGGACCGAGGAAGCGGCGGTACGGCATGGGGCCGTGGGGGGCGGGGAAACGGCAGGGAGATCAGGGGATGTGCCCAACCTAGCGCATGTTGCGGCGGAGAAGAAGCCGCATCGTTCGCGGGTGTGCGGAGGAGTCACGAGATGCGGTGCCTCTCCCGCACCGGAACCGCCCATCTTGCGCCCCAACGCGGGAGGATTGACGCCCCCGCGGGACGGCTCCATACTTCATGCGTGAACCAACCCTTCGCGGGGGACTCCGCGGCGCGAAACCTGCGGGGTTGGTGAGGGTACAAGTCGTTGATGTAGCGGGATTTATCCCGCCTCGACATTCCAAGTAGAGGGGGCAGCGATGCAGACTGAGAGCGTGGCGGCGGCGGTGTCCACCGAGGCCCCGGCCAGCCCCGTTGTGCTGACGCAGCTGGCGGCCGGCGAGGTTCGCCGATACATCGAGGAGCAGGCCGCCGGCGAGAAGGCCGGCCTGCGCGTGGGCGTGCTGCCGGGCGGGTGCTCGGGCTTCCAGTACGGGCTGAACATCGAGGACGAGCCGGGCGACGACGACATGACGTTCGAGTCGCAGGGCATCCGCCTGTTCGTGGACCCGTTCTCCCTGCAGTACCTGCAGGGCACGGAGATCGACTACGTGTCGACCTTCCAGGGGAGCGGCTTCACCTTCAACAACCCGAACGCCACCGGCGGGTGCGGCTGCGGCAGCTCCTTCACCGCCTGACGCACTTCGGGACCGACGACGAAAGGCCCGCGGACCGGCAACGGTCCGCGGGCCTTTTTCCATTCGCCCGAAGGGAAGCATCTCCCGCAGCCGAAGCCGGCTTCCGAGCCGAATAGCCTCGCGCAGTTTGCGAGGCTTCCCGTAGTTGTTGCTGCGACTTCAGTCGCCGGTGAGGGTGCCCAGCCCGCGAACGTGGTCGGCGGATGCACTGATGTTTTTCGCCCGGCTCGGTATCATATCACGCCAGCACCACCTGGTGGCGCGACATGATGTCGAGCAGGCTCTCCATGTCGAACTCCAGGCCGTAGCGGCGCGAGATCTCCAGCACCTTGCCGACCTCCACCTCGCCGCGGGCGGGGATCACGGTGGCGACTTCCTCGTACCACGGCTCCAGCCCGCCGGGCGTGAGCATGTCCAGGAAGCGCGCCGGCCGCGTTCCCTCGTTCCAGTAGGTGTGCGGCACCCCCGCCGGCTTGGCGATGCTCTGTCCCGGCCCGAGCTTCGTCACGCGCTTGCCGAGCTGCACCCACAGCGTGCCCTCCAGCACGTACGTGGTCTCCGCCTCGCGCTGGTGCGTGTGCAGCGGCATGGCGATGTAGCCGGGCGGCAGCGTGTGCTCCACCACCGTCAGCCCGCCGCCCGTCTGCTCGGAACGGACGCGGATCTCGCCGAGAAAGTTGCGGATGTGGATGGTGCCCGGCGGCATCGCGCTGGTGCTCATGGAGTGCGATCGGGGAGACGGGGATGGGAGATGCGCGGCCGTCCGCGCGTCCGCAGGATGGCGTTGGAAACCGTCCGCGCGCAACCCGGCGCTCGGCGGCTGATGCGAGCTGATACGCGATTCCGGTGCAGAGCGGGCACAGTTCGTGCACCGCCTGTTCCGCAGGCAAATGCGGGCACCCCAAGCGGTTGAGCACATGGCCGAGCGCTCCTTCACCGGGCTCGACGGCACGTCCTGGCAGGCGTGGGACGTGGTCCCCGGCCAGCATGCGGACTGGCCCGCGCACGCCCGGCAGCACCTGCCCGAGGCGATGAGCGAGGGCTGGCTCTGCTTCGAATGCGCGGGAGAAAAGCGCCGCCTGCACCCCATCCCGCCGGGGTGGGCCAGCGGCAGCGACGACGACCTGCGGGCCTTCTGCCGCGACGCAAGTCCGGTGGTGCGCCGCCTGCCGGACCAGCCCCGGGAGGCCGCGGCCGGCGTGGGCGAACACGCCGCAAGCGTGTAGCGGGACGCAGCTAGCCGCCGCCCCGCACGTCGCGCGCGCGGCGCCAGAGCTCCACCAGGTCGCACTCGGGGCAGCTGTCCCACCCCTCCGGCGGCGGGGCCAGGCGCTTCTTGCCGTGCTCGCACTCGAACACCAGCCACCCCCGCTCGAAGTCTCCCGTCAGCAGCGACCGCCGCGCGGCCACGCCCTTGCGGCGCTCCTCCCGCCGGCGCTCCTCGCCCTTGTACCGCAGCACCGGGTCGGGGCTGCGGCGGTCTCGCGTCCGCCGCTCCGGGACCTCGGCGATGGAGGGGGCCACCTGCCACACCCGCCACACCGCGCCGTCCGGCGCGGTGAAATCACGCAAAGCCAAGGGACAGCTCCGCGAGGCGGCACCGGCGAAGGGGGCTGGTGAGCTCGCGCCTGGGCATCGTGGATCTCCTGCTGGTGTGGCTGCGGCCCCCGTGGGCGGGTCCGCGGACCTGCGGACTTAGCAGCATCCGTGCCGCCGAATCGGGTTCGGTGTGCCGACTTAAGGCATTGAATTGGAATGGGTTATAGCGATCCGCCTCACCTCGCGCAACGGCTCCGCGCCCGGCCCTGCCCGCTACCGGGTGAGCGCGACGCCCCACGGGCGCTGGCCCACGGCGACGCGGGCGACCACGCGGTTGGTGGCGGTGTCGATGACGTCGACCTCGTTGGCCAGGCCGCAGGCGGTGTAGACGCGCCGCCCGTCGCGGGTGATGGCAATCCCCCACGGGCGCCGGGCCACGGGGACGCGGGCGACCTGCCGCAGCGTGCGCGCGTCCAGCACAGTGACGACGGATGCGAGGCCGTTGGCGACGTAGACGCGCGCGCCGTCGGGCGAGACGACCACGCCCACCGGCTTTCCCTCGCCGCGCTCCAGCTCCACGCTGCGGAGCACCTGCTGCGTGCGCGTGTCCACCACGACCAGGGTGCCGCTCACCTCGTTGGTCACGAACGCGCGGGCGCCGTCGGGCGAAAACGCGGTGGCGCGGGGGCGCAGGTCGGCCAGGATGTTGTTCACCACGCGGTTGGTGCGCGCGTCGATCACCGACACCGTGTTGCTCGTCTCGGCGGTGACGTAGATCCAGCGCCCGTCGGGACTGGCCGCCACGCCCTCGGGCTCGATGCCGACCACCAGCGTGGCCAGCACGCGCCCGGTGCGCAGGTCGGTGGCCGACGCCGTTCCCGCGTCCTCGTTCGAGGCGTAGAGCCGCGTACCGTCGGGCGTCACGGCGAACTGCTCGGGGTCGCTCCCGGCGGCGTAGCGCGCGACCACCCGCCGCGAGGCCACGTCGATGACCGCGATGGCGTCGCCGCGGCTGGTGGAGCCGGGGTGCTCGTCGCTGAGCGCCACGTACACGCGCCGCCCGTCGGGGCTCGCCTGGATCCCGCGCGGCCGCACGCCCACGGGAATGGTGACGACCACCCGGTTGGTGGCCGTGTTGATGACGGTGATGTCGCGCGACCCCTCGTTGCTCACGAACGCCAGCGGCGCGCGCTGCTGCGCCAGGGCGGGGGAGAGCAGGGAGATGGAGAGGGCGAGCGCGAGGAGCGGAGAACGCATCTGCACCGGGGTGGCTGCGCGGCGGTGGGGCGGCTGGTGATGGAAAAAGATGGATTCGGCGCGCTTCGGCGGCATTCGCGGCGCCCTCTCCCCGCGCCTTGGAGCGCTCGCCCTCTCCCGTACCGGGCGAGGCGAGCCATCACGCATCCGCGTGCCCTGCAACCTCTGACCACACCAGCAGTTCGGACGTGCCGGAATGCCGGGACAGCTACCTCTCCCGGTACGGGAGAGGTGGACGGCCTAAGCCGGCCGGAGAGGGCGCGATGTGGCGGGCGTGGGCAGGATCCTTTCCCGCACCGGCTGCGATCCCCATCTCCCGAGCTCACCCCCCGATCCCGCACTCCGTCCGGCCGCGCGGCGTGCCCAGGCGGTCCAGCACGTCGCGCGACGGGGTGTCGCTTCCGGGCGCGGCGCGCGGCACCTCCACCGGGTCGGGCGCGGCGGGGGAGACGACGTAGAGCGGCTGGCGGAGCTGGTGATCCCACGCGCGGAAGGAGAGCGGGCGACCCTTGTGCCCGTCGAACTGCGCGGCGTCGGACGACAGGTAGCGCATCAGCGCGTCCGGCGCCGAAGAGCGCGCGCGGAGGGTGGACTCCCAGAGCATCTTCACCGCGAACCACCCCACCCACCCCTGGGAGTCCATTCCCTCACCGAAACGCGCGCGGAACCGCTGGTTCAGCTGGTCCGCGCCGAAGCGCTCCAGCCGCGCGTCCCACGCCTCCACCCGCCCGTCCGCCACCGCCGCCTGCGCCGCCGCGTCCGCCATCATCGCCGCGCTGGGGGCCACGTGGAAGCCGGCCGCCGCGCACTCGCGCCCGCGCAGCGCGTCGGCGTCGCACCCCAGGTCGATCCACACCACCCCGCGCGCCCGGGCGACACCCTGCAGCGCACGGCACTCCGCATCCCCGAACCCGCCCAGCAGCGCCTGCACCCGTCCGTCGGCCACCAGCCGGTCCGCGTCCGCGCCTTCGGCCAGCGTCACCGTGCGCCCGAAGAGCGCGGCGGAGTGCGCGGCCTCTTCCACCCCCATCCGCACCCCGCGCGCGGCGCTCGCCATCTCCTTCGTCCGCGACGCCGAGTCGGGGAGCACCAGGCCGATGCGCAGCGTGTCTCCCACCGGCTGCTGCGCGGCCGCGGCGGCGGACCGCAGGAACGGGGCCGCCGCGAACATCAGAAGCGCGGCAAATCTCCAGTATCTCCTCATCCGTGCGGCTTCCCCCCGCCCGCCGTGACCTGCGCGTGGTTCAGCGCCGAGACCAGCGTCACCCCGCCCAGCACGTTGCCGATCAGCGTCGGGATGATGAAGCGGCCGAATACTTCGCCCCACCCCAGCGCGCCGGTGACGCCCAGGTAGAAGACCTCCACCGCGCCGGCCACGATGTGCGCGAACTCGCCGACGCCCACCAGCCAGGTCATCAGCACGATCACCAGCACGTGCGAGGTTTCCGCGGCCGGGAGCATCCACACCAGCAGGGCGATGAGCCACCCCGCGAACACCGCCTTCAGCACCGTCAGCCAGAACCCTGCCTCCACCGCCTTCATCGCGATCTCGCGGAAGGCGTGGTGCACCTCGGGCCTGAACAGCTCGGTGCGGCCGATGACGAAGGCGAACGCCAGCGCGCCGAGCAGGTTGGCCAGCAGCACCACGCCCCACAGCCGCGCCACGTGGCCGAACACCTCGCGCGTGCGCCGCGCCATCAGCGGCACCACCGCCGTGAGCGTGTTCTCGGTGAAGAGCTGCTGGCTCCCCAGGATGACGATCAGGAAGCCGAACGAGTAGCCCAGCTTGGAGACGAGCGGCGCCCACGCCGCCCCCGCGGGAAGGTGGCTCCTGATCACCCCCTCGGCCACGAGCGAGAACCCCATCGCCAGCCCGGCGGCGAACCCGCTCCACGCCAGCGCCCCGGTGGAGCGCTCCAGCTCGTCGTCGCCCTCGCGCCGGATCACCTCGTAGGTG
The Longimicrobium sp. DNA segment above includes these coding regions:
- a CDS encoding DUF3108 domain-containing protein; the encoded protein is MRAIHRTIRTVGLPLAAAMLALPAPAQSRGALPFAPGEACTYRGSGPLGRMGSGTFAVDAEQDGGRPVYLLRFDFRGRLGIVGVENHTRSWFDPAETASFHFTKTERSPVSTKRQDVRMDVRARRWTGTQEGGEMTTAAPLDELSFVFFLRTLRLAEGDSYTFARHYDTARNPVRVRVIGRGRIRVPAGEFNAVEVEMRVRDAHHYNREGVIQFHFTDDPRHVPLRIESQIPVAGRMVLSLEAMTATCGGATTGARATDE
- a CDS encoding M23 family metallopeptidase; the encoded protein is MLLLVVLVVWAVPRWLPRGGLVIRIGPAAPSPAAPAVQPARQSIPDSASQPAAQAPAPAAPGPAAEPADAADPQSPDSAVAPMSAAAGLLLVPVQGVRPSQLTDTYTQARGQGRVHDAIDIPAARGTPVLATAEGTVLKLFQSARGGTTLYELARDGRTIYYYAHLDRYAAGMAEGKALRQGEVIGSVGNTGNAGPGNYHLHFEVTTTADPKRYWAGTPQNPYPLLRHGISR
- the erpA gene encoding iron-sulfur cluster insertion protein ErpA; its protein translation is MQTESVAAAVSTEAPASPVVLTQLAAGEVRRYIEEQAAGEKAGLRVGVLPGGCSGFQYGLNIEDEPGDDDMTFESQGIRLFVDPFSLQYLQGTEIDYVSTFQGSGFTFNNPNATGGCGCGSSFTA
- a CDS encoding cupin domain-containing protein; translation: MSTSAMPPGTIHIRNFLGEIRVRSEQTGGGLTVVEHTLPPGYIAMPLHTHQREAETTYVLEGTLWVQLGKRVTKLGPGQSIAKPAGVPHTYWNEGTRPARFLDMLTPGGLEPWYEEVATVIPARGEVEVGKVLEISRRYGLEFDMESLLDIMSRHQVVLA
- a CDS encoding beta-propeller fold lactonase family protein gives rise to the protein MRSPLLALALSISLLSPALAQQRAPLAFVSNEGSRDITVINTATNRVVVTIPVGVRPRGIQASPDGRRVYVALSDEHPGSTSRGDAIAVIDVASRRVVARYAAGSDPEQFAVTPDGTRLYASNEDAGTASATDLRTGRVLATLVVGIEPEGVAASPDGRWIYVTAETSNTVSVIDARTNRVVNNILADLRPRATAFSPDGARAFVTNEVSGTLVVVDTRTQQVLRSVELERGEGKPVGVVVSPDGARVYVANGLASVVTVLDARTLRQVARVPVARRPWGIAITRDGRRVYTACGLANEVDVIDTATNRVVARVAVGQRPWGVALTR
- a CDS encoding ABC transporter substrate-binding protein encodes the protein MRRYWRFAALLMFAAAPFLRSAAAAAQQPVGDTLRIGLVLPDSASRTKEMASAARGVRMGVEEAAHSAALFGRTVTLAEGADADRLVADGRVQALLGGFGDAECRALQGVARARGVVWIDLGCDADALRGRECAAAGFHVAPSAAMMADAAAQAAVADGRVEAWDARLERFGADQLNQRFRARFGEGMDSQGWVGWFAVKMLWESTLRARSSAPDALMRYLSSDAAQFDGHKGRPLSFRAWDHQLRQPLYVVSPAAPDPVEVPRAAPGSDTPSRDVLDRLGTPRGRTECGIGG
- a CDS encoding formate/nitrite transporter family protein is translated as MAESSEEHQGKDEDRPEGAPELKQSEEKKAEEEKSLSADITYEVIRREGDDELERSTGALAWSGFAAGLAMGFSLVAEGVIRSHLPAGAAWAPLVSKLGYSFGFLIVILGSQQLFTENTLTAVVPLMARRTREVFGHVARLWGVVLLANLLGALAFAFVIGRTELFRPEVHHAFREIAMKAVEAGFWLTVLKAVFAGWLIALLVWMLPAAETSHVLVIVLMTWLVGVGEFAHIVAGAVEVFYLGVTGALGWGEVFGRFIIPTLIGNVLGGVTLVSALNHAQVTAGGGKPHG